The genomic segment TCCATCTGGCACGATCAAACTCATACGGTTTGCCATTCGCAAAGGACCTCTCCATCAAATGTTGTCGTGTCTTGATGTCCTTTTGGGATGGGGATGATTCCGTGACGGCAAGCATCTCTATAAGGTCATCATGACGAAGATGCCGCTTGACGGTACGGCCTGTTTTGCTCCGTGTGCATTGGGGACGAAGTACACAGGCTGTGCAGTCCTTCCGGGCCGCCTTGTAGTCCCGACTTTGACGTTTCTTGTTTACGGTTCGGGGAATGAGTGTCTTTCCCGCCGGACAGCGATAGGTGTTGGTTTCTTCTTGATAGGCAAAACAATGGTCCGGAAAAATCCCTTCCCGGGATGAACTGTTTGCGTGCTTTTTACGCAGGGTCGGCATATGAGGTGCAACGCCTCTGTCCTTGCAGGCCAGCAAGTTCTGAATGGTACCGTATTTGCTGTCAGCTACGATTGTGTCTGCCTGAACTCTTGTATTCTCCTGATGGGTGTCCAGCAAAGAGATCATCCGGTGGGCTTCGTTGACATGACCGGGGGTTACTTCAATAGCGGTAATGATCTCGGCTACCGGATCTACGGCCCGGTGGGTCTGATAGCCAAGACGAGGGGTGCCTCGCTTCACGATTGAGGCCTCGGGGTCGGTGGTCGAGACATAGCGCTGATTCACTTCTTGGGTCGACTTGCCCGCTGTTGGAGGATCTTCCTCCCGGTCGGACAATCTCTTCTCCAATTCAGGGTAGCCCTTCTTCAGATGCTTTTTCAGGGAGTGGGTGTCTACGACCGAATTGTTGGATGCATCTGCATCAATCAGACTGGAGTCGACAAAGATCTTTTTGCCGTCCACAAGGCCCACCTCGACACACTGCCAGACGATCCGTTCAAAAAAACTCTTGAAGGTTTCCACGCCCCACTTCTTTCTGGCTTTGGATAGGACACTGTGGTTCGGGATCTTGGAGTCCAGATTATACCCCAGAAACCAGAGCCAATCTAACCGTTCAGGAAGCGTCCCCATCAACTCTCGCTCGGAGCGAACGTTGTAGAGCACCAGGAGCAGCATCAGCTTCAAAATAATAGGGGGAGCTACGGAGATATTACCGTTACTTCCGTATTTGTCCCGGACTTCCTGATAGATAAACTCAAAGTCGATCAAGTTATCTATCTTTCTCAAGGGGTGGTTTTTACGAATTCTTTGGTCGAGATTAAATCCGGTGTAAAACAAGCTGGGTTGCGGAGGCGGTTGGTGGCCCATCATAAGTGTAGATCTTCTTTCTGCTTGTGTTCTTGGTTGCACAAATATACCATGGATCCTGGCTTAATTAAAGAGATTGGGGCAGCAGCCCGTAAAAACCTGACTCACTTCTCTGCTCTTGAGGATGATTCCGGCTTCATCGATATTCTTTGGGTACACCGATAATCATAAAGGGTCTGTTGTCGGATTTGCAAAAAGCCCATCTGTCGATGTCTGTTTATGGATCATTGTTTCACAGAGACGGTTTTTTCACGTCCCGGAGAAATCCGGTCTCTTCCCGGGCGGCGGCGACACGGGTCAGATCAACTTCGGCGAGAAGAATGCTCTCCTGCATGCCGATGGGATCGGCAATCAATTCTCCGTAAGGGTTGACGCAGAAGCTGTGTCCGTAGAAGTCGAGGTTTCCGTCGTGGCCGATCCGGTTCACCCGGAAGAGGTAGAGGTTGTTGACGAAGGCGTTGGCCGAGAGGATATGAAGCCAGCGTTCTTGGGAGGCGTAGGCCGCCGCCGTCGGGGCGAAAACGATTTCGGCCCCGCTCAGGGCAAGGGTCCGGCATCCTTCGGGGAAGAAGTTGTCCCAGCAGAGCTGCACCCCGATCCGGCCGCAGGCCGTCTCGAAGACGGGGAAGCCGGAATCGCCGGGCGTAAAGTAGAATTTCTCCCGCCATTCGGGGAGATCGGGGAGATGGTTCTTCCGGTAGATCCCGGCGATCGTCCCGTCGGTGTCGAAGACGACGGCGGAGGAATAATCTCCTTTTTCACCCCGTTCATAGAACGGGCAAATGAGGACGATCTTTTCTTTTTCCGCCAGCGTGCGGAAGGGATCGAATAGGGCGTCTTCTTTTGTAACGGCGTATTTCCGGGCCTCTTCGTTTTCCTCGTGAAGAAACCAGGGAAGATGGAAGAACTGGGGGAAGCAGATGATCCGGGCGCCGCTTTCCGCCGCGTGACCAGCGAGCTGCAGGGCCTTCTTCAGGTTCGCATCGATGTGGGCGGTTGTGGTGAGCTGGATGCCTGCAACTTTGATTTTCATTCTCCTTTCCGGCGGTTACCTTCCACAGCAGCGTTTGTATTTCTTCCCGCTGCCGCAGGGGCAGGGAGCGTTCCGCCCGATCTTTTCTCCCTTGACGACGGTCTGCACCTTGGCGGCTCCGCCGCCGTCCCCGTGGCTGAAAACCATCTGCTGTTTTCGGGGGCGTCGTGCCAGTTCCACCTCTTCCGGCTGTTGGATCTGGATGTGAAAGAGGGTGGTGATGGCGTTCTCATCGATCCGGTCGAGGGACTCCTGGAACATGGTGAAGCCTTCTTTTTTGTATTCGACCAGCGGGTCCAACTGGCCGTATCCCCGGAGCCCGATTCCTTCCTTGATGGCATCCATCCCGAGGAGATGATCCTTCCATTGGGTGTCGAGGGACTGGAGCAGAACCATCTGTTCAATGTGTCGTATGAAAGCCTCACCGAACTCCAGTTCCTTTTCGTAATAGATGTTCCCGAGATGAGCTTTAAGCTTTTCCTTGAGTGTCGGCAGGTCCATTTCCCGGATCTCGTCCGCCGCAAAGGGCAGGTCGAGGTTAAAGATGCGGTAATAAAAATCCTTGAGTCCTTCGGTATCCCATTTCGAGTCGATCTTCTCATCGCCGGCGTAAGTTGTCAGATATCGTTCCAGAAGATCATCGATGATCTCCTGGATCATCTCTTTGATATTTTTTCCTTCCAGGATCTCCCGGCGCAATCCGTAGATCGCCTCCCGCTGCTGGTTCATGACATCGTCGTATTCGAGGAGCTGCTTCCGGATATTGAAGTTTTGTGCCTCTACTTTTTTCTGTGCGTTTTCGATCGCCTTGGTGACCATCTTGTTTTCGATCGGGACATTTTCTTCAATGCCTAAGCGGTCCATGATCGAGGAAATCCGTTCCGCACCGAAGATGCGGAGGAGGTCATCTTCGAGCGAGAGGTAAAACCGGGAACTGCCGGGGTCTCCCTGGCGGCCGCCCCGGCCCCGAAGCTGGTTGTCAATCCGCCGGCTTTCGTGCCGTTCCGTGCCTAAGATGTGCAATCCCCCTTCCCGGAGGATCTTTTCCTTGTCTTCGCTGCACTGTTTCGTGAAGTGTTCCAAAAGTGTTTCGTATTTTTCAGAACCTTCGGCGGCCTTGGCATGGGCGAGAAATTCGGGGTTTCCCCCCAGGACGATATCGGTGCCGCGGCCTGCCATGTTGGTGGCGATGGTGACTTCGCCTAACCGGCCGGCCTGTGCGACGATCTCCGCCTCCTGTTCATGGTGCTTGGCGTTCAGGACGTGATGGGGGATGCCGTCCTTTTTCAGCAGGGCCGAGAGCCGTTCGGAGTTTTCGATCGAAATCGTTCCCACCAGGACCGGCTGCCCGCGGCGATGGCAGTCTTTGATCTCCTCGACGACGGCACGGAATTTTTCCTTGACGGTCTTATAGATCAGGTCGGGATTGTCTTTTCGTGCCATCGGTTTGTTGGTCGGCATGACGATGACTTCAAGGTTGTAGATCTTGTTGAACTCCTCGGCTTCGGTGTCGGCGGTACCGGTCATCCCGGCAAGTTTTTTGTACATCCGGAAATAGTTCTGAAAGGTGACGGAGGCGAGGGTCTGGTTTTCCTTGGCGATCTTCACCCCCTCCTTCGCTTCCAGTGCCTGGTGGAGTCCGTCGCTGTAGCGTCGGCCCGGCATGAGGCGTCCCGTGAACTCATCGACAATCAGGACTTCCCCGTCCTTGACGACATAGTCGATATCGCGTTTGAAAAGGGTGTGGGCTTTCAAAGCCTGGTTGACATGATGAACCAGGTCGATGTTGGCGGGATCGTAAAGATTTGTAAGCCCCAGGGCCTGTTCGACCTTTTCGTTTCCTTCTTCCGTCAGGGCGACGGAGTTGGCTTTTTCGTCGATGGTATAGTCTTGCTCTTCTTTGAGACGGGGGATGACCTTGTCGATATGATAGTATTTGTCCGTCGACTCGTCCGTGGGACCGGAGATAATCAGCGGGGTCCGGGCCTCG from the Deltaproteobacteria bacterium genome contains:
- a CDS encoding IS1182 family transposase, with protein sequence MMGHQPPPQPSLFYTGFNLDQRIRKNHPLRKIDNLIDFEFIYQEVRDKYGSNGNISVAPPIILKLMLLLVLYNVRSERELMGTLPERLDWLWFLGYNLDSKIPNHSVLSKARKKWGVETFKSFFERIVWQCVEVGLVDGKKIFVDSSLIDADASNNSVVDTHSLKKHLKKGYPELEKRLSDREEDPPTAGKSTQEVNQRYVSTTDPEASIVKRGTPRLGYQTHRAVDPVAEIITAIEVTPGHVNEAHRMISLLDTHQENTRVQADTIVADSKYGTIQNLLACKDRGVAPHMPTLRKKHANSSSREGIFPDHCFAYQEETNTYRCPAGKTLIPRTVNKKRQSRDYKAARKDCTACVLRPQCTRSKTGRTVKRHLRHDDLIEMLAVTESSPSQKDIKTRQHLMERSFANGKPYEFDRARWRGLWRVGIQEYLTAAIQNIQKLIKYGKSPLKQGAKAMLIAQSKKGTSLLPAPFLIPVRAEEKGLWKANLQEQ
- the secA gene encoding preprotein translocase subunit SecA, whose protein sequence is MFGYLLRKVIGTRNERELKKIRPFVGLINDLEPSIHALSDEALTAKTEEFRERLKKGESLDDLLCEAFAVVREASMRVLGMRHFDVQLIGGVVLHQGRIAEMKTGEGKTLVATLPVYLNALEGKGVHVVTVNDYLAKRDSQWMGKIYRFLGMSVGCIVHNLSDEERKAAYDCDITYGTNNEFGFDYLRDNMKFRLEDYVQRDFHYAIVDEVDSILIDEARTPLIISGPTDESTDKYYHIDKVIPRLKEEQDYTIDEKANSVALTEEGNEKVEQALGLTNLYDPANIDLVHHVNQALKAHTLFKRDIDYVVKDGEVLIVDEFTGRLMPGRRYSDGLHQALEAKEGVKIAKENQTLASVTFQNYFRMYKKLAGMTGTADTEAEEFNKIYNLEVIVMPTNKPMARKDNPDLIYKTVKEKFRAVVEEIKDCHRRGQPVLVGTISIENSERLSALLKKDGIPHHVLNAKHHEQEAEIVAQAGRLGEVTIATNMAGRGTDIVLGGNPEFLAHAKAAEGSEKYETLLEHFTKQCSEDKEKILREGGLHILGTERHESRRIDNQLRGRGGRQGDPGSSRFYLSLEDDLLRIFGAERISSIMDRLGIEENVPIENKMVTKAIENAQKKVEAQNFNIRKQLLEYDDVMNQQREAIYGLRREILEGKNIKEMIQEIIDDLLERYLTTYAGDEKIDSKWDTEGLKDFYYRIFNLDLPFAADEIREMDLPTLKEKLKAHLGNIYYEKELEFGEAFIRHIEQMVLLQSLDTQWKDHLLGMDAIKEGIGLRGYGQLDPLVEYKKEGFTMFQESLDRIDENAITTLFHIQIQQPEEVELARRPRKQQMVFSHGDGGGAAKVQTVVKGEKIGRNAPCPCGSGKKYKRCCGR